From the genome of Alkalihalobacillus sp. TS-13:
TCAACCATCCTTTTGTGACAAGGATTGGTGATGGCACACTCCCTCTCGAGAACTTTCGGTATTACGTGCTGCAGGATGCCTACTATCTGTCCCATTTTGCAAGGGTTCAATCGTTAGGTGCAGCGAAGTCACCGAATATCGAAACGACAGCAAGCATGGCATCCCATGCTAAAGGCACCTACGAAGCAGAACTGGGCTTACATGAGAATTTTTCGAAACAACTCGGTATTACAGATGAGGAACGTTTTACCTTCCAGCCGGCACCGACAGCGTATGCGTACACATCCCATATGTATCGTGCCGCCCAATTCGGCCATCTTGGTGATATCATCGCAGCAATTTTACCGTGTTACTGGTTATATTATGAAATCGGCGAACGCTTACAAGGATTCCAGCCTGAAGAACCGATCTATCAGGAGTGGATTGCGGCATATGGTGGGGAATGGTTCCGCGAGCTTGTAGAGGAACAGATCAACAGACTTGACCAGATTGCTGAAAACGTTACGGAACAGGACCGCGAGAGGATGAAGGAGCATTTCATCATCAGCAGCCAGTATGAATATGGGTTCTGGGAAATGGCGTACACATTGCAAAAGTGGCCGTTCGATCTCCAAACCAAAGCCACAACAGGAAAGGATGCGACATCATGAACAAAGGTCTGAAGCTGACAGATATCCTCGTCACAATTGTCATCGCCATTGGTTTCGGAATTGTTTATAAGCTGTGGGGCCCGCTCTATTATTTCGTAAAACCATTCGGCCTCCACCTCGATCAGTTGATCTACGGAATGTGGTTCATGGCTGCGACAGTCGCCTATCTCATCATCCGTAAAGCAGGTGTCGCATTTCTTGCAGAAGTCGCTGCCGCTTCCGGTGAGTTCTTAGTCGGATCAGAATGGGGCTTGGAAGTGCTCTTGTTCGGTGTTGTCCAAGGGTTGTTCGCGGAACTCGTATTCATGGCGTTCCGTTACAAACGTTTTGACATTGCCGTTGTAAGTCTCGCGGCAGTCGGTTCAGCGGTCGGATCGATCATCATGGATTATTATAAAGGCTATATCGGGGATCTAGCATTGTGGAATCTCAGCCTGTTCCTCGGTTTCCGAATCATCGGATCGATTCTGATTGCCGGTGTTGCCGCGTATTATCTTGTAAAAGCTTTGGAGAAAACAGGTGTCACGAACCTTGTGCGACCGGCTTCCCAACAAGATTACGATGCACTCGATCAGTAAA
Proteins encoded in this window:
- a CDS encoding ECF transporter S component — translated: MNKGLKLTDILVTIVIAIGFGIVYKLWGPLYYFVKPFGLHLDQLIYGMWFMAATVAYLIIRKAGVAFLAEVAAASGEFLVGSEWGLEVLLFGVVQGLFAELVFMAFRYKRFDIAVVSLAAVGSAVGSIIMDYYKGYIGDLALWNLSLFLGFRIIGSILIAGVAAYYLVKALEKTGVTNLVRPASQQDYDALDQ
- the tenA gene encoding thiaminase II, producing MSFSKYVREAADPIWEASFNHPFVTRIGDGTLPLENFRYYVLQDAYYLSHFARVQSLGAAKSPNIETTASMASHAKGTYEAELGLHENFSKQLGITDEERFTFQPAPTAYAYTSHMYRAAQFGHLGDIIAAILPCYWLYYEIGERLQGFQPEEPIYQEWIAAYGGEWFRELVEEQINRLDQIAENVTEQDRERMKEHFIISSQYEYGFWEMAYTLQKWPFDLQTKATTGKDATS